The Methanocella arvoryzae MRE50 genome includes a region encoding these proteins:
- the purF gene encoding amidophosphoribosyltransferase — translation MKDKCGVVGVWFDKEKNRDSAAIYIYYALQALQHRGQESSGIAVYNGNAVLNDKGMGLVTDYFNRDRLQRLAGYSGIGHVRYSTTGSSRVENCQPFIVSYKNGTIALAHNGNLVNYRELKKELEADGRVFISDSDTEVISHLLVKNLMRNDLVEAVRETMRKLVGSYSLVILAGDKIIGVRDPLGFKPLCIGRLDSGYIIASESAAIDTLSGELLRDVAPGEMVVLSDKIESHKLFKCKNHAHCMFEFVYFARPDSIIDGKLVYRVRHRIGEELARECPTKADVVSPVPDSGITSAIGYSNTSGVHYTEGLIKNRYVGRTFIMPNQDLRETAVRLKLNTVRENVAGKDVILIDDSIVRGTTSRRIIDLIRRAGAKSVHARIGSPPIISPCYLGIDMATREELIAAHKSIKGVEFMIGADSLYYISLDGLVKAIGIDKEDLCTGCLTGIYPLEIPGERCESKQTKLNNFACD, via the coding sequence GAGTCTGGTTCGACAAAGAGAAGAACAGGGATTCCGCCGCCATATACATCTACTACGCCTTACAAGCACTGCAGCACCGGGGACAGGAATCGTCAGGCATTGCCGTGTACAACGGCAACGCTGTCCTCAATGACAAAGGCATGGGCCTGGTCACAGACTATTTTAACCGGGATCGCTTACAGAGGCTCGCCGGCTATTCAGGCATCGGCCACGTACGCTACTCGACGACCGGCAGCTCGCGGGTGGAAAACTGCCAGCCTTTCATCGTCTCTTACAAGAACGGCACGATCGCGCTGGCCCACAATGGCAATCTGGTTAACTACAGGGAGCTCAAGAAAGAGCTGGAAGCAGACGGCCGTGTCTTCATTTCAGACTCGGACACCGAAGTCATCTCCCACCTGCTTGTCAAGAACCTGATGCGCAACGATCTCGTTGAGGCGGTCCGGGAAACCATGCGCAAGCTTGTCGGGTCGTATTCTCTCGTCATCCTGGCAGGCGACAAGATCATAGGTGTCAGAGACCCGCTGGGCTTCAAGCCCCTTTGCATCGGCAGGCTCGACAGCGGGTACATCATCGCATCCGAGAGCGCCGCCATCGACACGCTCAGCGGCGAGCTGCTGAGGGATGTGGCGCCCGGCGAAATGGTCGTCCTCAGCGACAAGATCGAGAGCCACAAGCTGTTCAAGTGCAAAAACCACGCCCACTGCATGTTTGAGTTCGTCTACTTCGCGAGGCCGGACTCGATCATCGACGGCAAGCTCGTCTACCGGGTGCGGCACCGCATCGGTGAAGAGCTCGCCAGAGAATGCCCCACGAAGGCTGACGTAGTATCGCCAGTACCCGACTCGGGGATCACCTCAGCTATCGGCTACTCCAATACCTCCGGCGTCCACTACACCGAAGGCCTGATAAAGAACAGGTATGTGGGCAGGACCTTCATCATGCCCAATCAGGACCTGCGTGAGACTGCCGTCAGGCTGAAGCTCAACACCGTCCGGGAAAACGTCGCCGGCAAGGACGTCATCCTCATCGACGACAGCATCGTCAGAGGCACCACTTCCCGGCGGATCATCGATCTCATCAGGCGGGCCGGAGCCAAGTCTGTCCACGCCCGGATCGGCAGCCCGCCGATCATCTCACCCTGCTACCTGGGCATCGACATGGCCACCCGGGAAGAGCTCATCGCCGCCCACAAGTCCATCAAGGGCGTGGAATTCATGATCGGGGCTGACTCGCTCTACTACATCTCGCTAGATGGGCTGGTAAAGGCGATAGGCATCGACAAAGAGGACCTCTGCACAGGCTGCCTCACCGGCATCTATCCGCTGGAAATCCCGGG